One region of Sulfurisphaera ohwakuensis genomic DNA includes:
- the hemC gene encoding hydroxymethylbilane synthase, producing the protein MRIRIAARGSKLSRIQVMMVENYLHKLGIETEFIEIKTKADLFQNEPLSKLGKGVFEKEVNQAVLDNKADVAVHSMKDILTEISENLEIYAVLPRDPPFDILISRKNLFNLEPNSIIGTSSIRRKNFLTFYRNDLNIKDLRGNIDTRLKKYFEGQYDGIIIAEASIYRLKEQVQYYRLDPHLFTPEANQGIIVVIGRKKDETIKKIFNEINDKDTLEIAIAERKALSIVGGGCHSPIGVYFEKYDKDFHGIISSSFGRKKITIEEYFHNMTPYEAGELLGKRFLEEIKNEGIIP; encoded by the coding sequence ATGAGAATAAGAATAGCAGCTAGAGGTAGTAAACTAAGCAGAATTCAAGTAATGATGGTTGAAAACTATTTACATAAATTAGGTATAGAAACTGAATTTATAGAGATTAAAACTAAAGCTGATTTATTCCAGAACGAACCTTTATCTAAACTAGGTAAAGGAGTATTCGAAAAAGAAGTAAATCAAGCAGTTTTAGATAATAAGGCTGATGTCGCTGTTCATAGTATGAAGGATATCTTGACTGAGATTTCAGAAAACTTGGAAATTTATGCTGTATTACCCAGGGATCCTCCATTTGATATTTTAATCTCAAGAAAAAACTTATTTAACTTGGAACCAAATTCAATTATAGGAACTAGTAGTATTAGAAGAAAAAATTTCCTAACTTTTTATAGAAATGATCTTAACATTAAGGATTTGAGAGGAAATATAGATACTAGATTAAAGAAGTATTTTGAAGGTCAATATGACGGCATTATAATAGCTGAGGCTTCAATATATAGGCTAAAAGAGCAGGTTCAGTATTATAGGTTAGATCCTCATTTATTCACTCCAGAAGCTAATCAAGGTATAATAGTAGTTATAGGAAGAAAAAAAGATGAAACAATAAAGAAAATATTTAATGAAATAAATGATAAAGATACATTAGAAATTGCTATTGCTGAAAGAAAAGCATTAAGTATTGTAGGGGGTGGATGCCATTCACCAATTGGAGTTTATTTTGAAAAATATGATAAAGATTTCCATGGAATAATTAGTTCTTCATTTGGTAGGAAAAAGATTACAATAGAAGAGTATTTTCATAACATGACTCCTTATGAAGCAGGGGAATTATTAGGTAAAAGATTCTTGGAGGAAATAAAAAATGAAGGTATTATTCCTTAG
- a CDS encoding uroporphyrinogen-III synthase, with amino-acid sequence MKVLFLRPEGSNIPYSKNFIEISILKPECINYTVNLHEIDGLGFTSINAVRCFKDFDKIEGKAIFAVGPSTSEELIKRNIKNVIIPEEYTVEYLVKLIKQNTKNPLLVRSLIAIDNSLDIKQIADYNLKADLQKLEEARELIEKCKVDIIVLTSSYIASLVKDFIKECEIIVSIGPSTSKVIKDKKNIYEAKEHDMKGILKLLKELGAYDG; translated from the coding sequence ATGAAGGTATTATTCCTTAGGCCCGAAGGATCTAATATTCCTTATAGTAAGAATTTTATTGAAATTAGTATTTTAAAACCTGAATGTATAAATTATACTGTTAATTTACACGAGATAGACGGCCTTGGATTCACGAGTATTAATGCAGTAAGATGTTTTAAAGACTTTGATAAAATTGAAGGAAAAGCTATATTTGCCGTAGGACCTAGTACATCGGAAGAGCTAATTAAGCGTAATATTAAAAATGTGATTATACCAGAAGAATATACTGTAGAATATCTGGTAAAACTAATAAAGCAGAATACTAAAAATCCACTTCTAGTTAGGAGTTTGATAGCAATAGATAACAGTTTAGATATCAAGCAAATTGCTGATTATAATTTAAAAGCAGATTTACAAAAACTAGAAGAAGCCAGAGAGCTAATTGAAAAATGTAAAGTTGATATAATAGTTTTAACTAGCTCTTATATAGCTAGTTTAGTGAAAGATTTTATAAAAGAATGTGAAATAATAGTAAGCATAGGTCCGTCTACTTCTAAAGTAATTAAAGATAAGAAAAACATATATGAAGC